From a single Peromyscus maniculatus bairdii isolate BWxNUB_F1_BW_parent chromosome 4, HU_Pman_BW_mat_3.1, whole genome shotgun sequence genomic region:
- the Lcn9 gene encoding epididymal-specific lipocalin-9: MWGPLAAFQRDTGCVWTGCPQGLSSQNRKGHKGVRGRPRRPPESMVVLLVLGLVPSLAAAQFNWEIISQKNYNMAKISGIWYSIFMASDNMTRIEENGDLRVFMRNINPLKNGSLKFDFFFMVHGECVAVTMVCEKTENYGEFTVAYEGENRVLLTETDYRMYITFYMQNIKNGTKTHVLALYGRLPVLSSSYLERFVNICKKYRLNAQNIIDLTNKDVCFPRR, from the exons ATGTGGGGGCCTTTGGCTGCCTTCCAACGGGACACAGGATGTGTGTGGACAGGCTGTCCACAGGGGCTGTCATCACAGAACAGAAAGGGGCATAAGGGAGTGAGAGGCAGGCCAAGGCGTCCACCAGAGAGCATGGTAGTCCTGCTAGTGCTAGGCCTGGTGCCGAGTCTTGCTGCTGCGCAGTTCAACTGGGAAATCATTTCTCAGAAGAACTACAACATGGCCAAG ATTTCCGGGATCTGGTACTCTATTTTCATGGCCTCAGATAACATGACACGCATTGAAGAAAACGGAGACCTGAGGGTCTTCATGCGGAACATCAACCCCTTAAAGAACGGCAGCCtgaagtttgacttctttttcat GGTGCATGGAGAATGTGTAGCTGTGACCATGGTGTGTGAAAAGACAGAGAACTACGGGGAGTTCACCGTTGCCT ATGAGGGAGAAAACAGGGTGCTGCTCACGGAGACTGACTACAGAATGTATATCACCTTCTACATGCAGAACATCAAGAATGGGACCAAGACCCATGTGCTGGCGCTCTATG GACGCCTCCCAGTGCTTAGCAGTTCTTACCTGGAAAGATTTGTAAACATCTGCAAAAAATACAGGCTGAATGCACAAAATATCATCGACTTGACCAACAAAG ATGTGTGCTTCCCTAGACGATAG